Below is a window of Veillonella rodentium DNA.
GGTATTGCTGTCGCTGCATTAGATGAATTCTTACAGCGCTTTAGCCCCGGCCGCAGTTCTCAGGTGTCGGATGTACTCATCGATACGTTAGGGGTTATCATAGGGATTATCGTGGTGAAAGTAATCTCATATATAGGTCAATCTGAGTCCTCTGCAAAACATTATAAATAAAAATTTCCTCATGTTCCGGATTGAACATGGGGATTTTTATATGAGTAAATGATGAAAAAATAAATTTTTTGTTAAGTAAGTCTGATTGAGTTTATGTATTTTTATAGAAATAACGCTGTACAATCAACTTTTCTCTTGTTATAATTATGAATAAAAGATGAATTAATGGTTTTAAGATATTTTTTTGTTACATAATATATAGAATGGAAGGAAAGGTCATGCATCGGGTGGTGGACTTACACGGTTGTATTTTGCCGGGCGTATCGGGCGCAGAGAAGCCTCAAACGTTGGCGGAATCCGTACAGATGATTAAATCTTTAGTTGCACAGGGAATTACAGATATTTTTAGTGCACCTACTGTGACGACAGATATGGGAATTGATGAGTGGACATATATGGAATCTTTATTAAAGGATCTGCGCCTCGCTCTAAATAAAGAACATGTAAATGTTACTATTCATGATGGTGCTCGTGTTATGCTCAGCGATGATATGATATCCTATATCAAAACACACCGAACTCAATATTTATTGGGGCAGAGCCATTTTATGCTTGTAACTGTTCCTGAAAACAGCAAGACTCATCATATTAATGCATGGCTGTTGGCATTGTTAAATTTAGGAATTATACCTATTATCAGCGATTTGGAAGCACATCGTAATTTATTCGCGCAGCCTGAGCAATTATTGGAATGGGTGGATAAAGGAATTCTGATTCAATGCAGTATGGCATCGTTTGATATGAGTTCGCCTAATTATCGTAGAGCGGGTGAACTGTATAGAAACGGACTTATTCATTTCTTCGGATCCGGCAGCTGTGACAATGTGTTGGCATATAGAGAGTATATGGAGTCCATATCTCGACTCGATAGTACGTATAAACAGGATTTGTTATCTGATGTACAGCTAAATGAGCGCGATCTGCTTGCTAATCGTGTGTTTTATCCGCATGTACCGTCCCGTTGGGTAGGGGGAAAAGGAAATTTCTGGACTCGTTTATTCGGGTTTACTCTATAAGTTATAACAGGGTTCCTGTATTCTAGTGATATGGATACAGGAACCCTTTTCCACTTTATATAGTATTTATTATTGAAATTAGCCACTATATATAGTATACTTAGGGGGCGGTAAAAATTAAGGAGTTCACGATGATTTCTGGAATTTTTTCGTATGATAAATATGGGTTACCATATTTTGGTCTTTAAATATATAGTTTTTAGGTAACAAACTGGGGAGGTTGCCAAAATGTTGCAGGTTATTAAACGGGATGGTACGCGGGTGCCATTTGATAAACTCAAGATTGCCACAGCTATTGAAAAGGCTGAGCATAGTAGTACAGGGTTGTACGAAGAGGGACTGGCACAACGAATCGCCGATGAAATCGAAGAATACGCTAATAAACTTCATAAAGATATGACGATTTACGCCATTGAAGATCAAGTGTACTATAAGTTAATTGAGTATCATAATCCTGCAACGGCACGTGCCTATGAAGGTTATAAAGCTGTGCAGGCGTTCAAGCGCCGTCAAAATACAACTGATGAAGATGTAATCGGTTTGTTGGATCGCAGTAATGTAAATGTATTGGATGAAAACTCCAATAAGGATGCGGCTATCGTATCTACGCAACGCGATCTTATCGCCGGTGAAGTATCAAAGGATATCGCACGTCGTAAGTTGATTCCTACGGATATCTTGGAGGCGCACGACAGCGGTGCTATTCATTTCCATGATATGGACTATATCATTCAGCCTATGTTCAATTGCTGT
It encodes the following:
- a CDS encoding CpsB/CapC family capsule biosynthesis tyrosine phosphatase, with protein sequence MEGKVMHRVVDLHGCILPGVSGAEKPQTLAESVQMIKSLVAQGITDIFSAPTVTTDMGIDEWTYMESLLKDLRLALNKEHVNVTIHDGARVMLSDDMISYIKTHRTQYLLGQSHFMLVTVPENSKTHHINAWLLALLNLGIIPIISDLEAHRNLFAQPEQLLEWVDKGILIQCSMASFDMSSPNYRRAGELYRNGLIHFFGSGSCDNVLAYREYMESISRLDSTYKQDLLSDVQLNERDLLANRVFYPHVPSRWVGGKGNFWTRLFGFTL